Proteins encoded together in one Papaver somniferum cultivar HN1 unplaced genomic scaffold, ASM357369v1 unplaced-scaffold_21, whole genome shotgun sequence window:
- the LOC113340369 gene encoding transcription factor MYB53-like, protein MRIRPSSSSSYQQDDDNNNNNGFSIKKGPWTPEEDEKLIQYIHKHGHGSWRALPKLAGLHRCGKSCRLRWTNYLRPDIKRGKFSKEEEQTILHLHSFLGNKWSAIATHLPGRTDNEIKNFWNTHLKKKLIQMGFDPMTHRPRTDLFSSLPQLLALANLSDILMKTNTIQQQPWDNQEQVVMKLQTELATASQLAKLQYLQNCLLGPSNNSNSLLNPNSCNSTSTDVEALSNLLNSFKENPLPSQIPNNSAFPSTTIHKFSHLPDLVQEQKPNCSFQASFSSIDDGQGSDFSMFNQGDQSVPTTTTPTSPWINIAETSSTYVSNHGDSSSSISTMDNGVNVTKLDSFWPDFFADEDPFLQ, encoded by the exons ATGAGAATTAggccatcatcatcatcctcttaCCAACAAGATGATGATAACAACAATAACAATGGCTTCAGCATCAAGAAAGGACCATGGACTCCTGAAGAAGATGAGAAACTTATTCAGTACATTCACAAACATGGTCATGGAAGTTGGAGAGCTCTCCCTAAACTAGCAG GTCTACATAGGTGTGGAAAGAGTTGTAGATTGAGATGGACGAATTATTTGAGACCCGATATCAAAAGaggcaaattctcaaaagaagaagaacaaactatTCTTCATCTCCATTCTTTCCTTGGTAACAA GTGGTCTGCCATTGCGACACATCTTCCTGGTCGAACCGATAATGAAATCAAGAACTTCTGGAATACCCATCTTAAGAAGAAGCTAATTCAGATGGGTTTTGATCCTATGACTCATCGTCCACGAACCGATCTTTTTTCAAGTTTACCTCAACTTCTAGCTTTGGCCAACTTGAGTGACATTCTGATGAAAACGAATACAATCCAACAACAGCCATGGGATAATCAAGAACAAGTTGTCATGAAATTACAAACTGAACTAGCCACTGCTAGTCAGTTGGCTAAGCTTCAGTATTTACAAAACTGTCTTCTAGGACCATCCAACAACAGTAACTCATTGCTAAACCCCAATTCATGCAATTCTACTTCTACAGATGTTGAAGCGCTCAGTAACCTACTAAACTCATTTAAAGAAAACCCATTACCATCTCAAATTCCGAACAATTCTGCATTTCCTAGTACAACCATACACAAGTTTTCTCATTTGCCTGATCTAGTACAAGAGCAAAAACCAAATTGCAGTTTTCAGGCATCATTTAGTAGTATTGATGATGGCCAAGGGTCAGATTTTAGTATGTTTAATCAAGGAGATCAAAGTGTTCCTACTACTACTACACCAACATCTCCATGGATTAATATTGCTGAGACCTCATCAACCTATGTTAGCAACCACGGCGATTCATCGAGCTCTATTAGTACTATGGATAATGGAGTGAATGTTACAAAACTTGATTCTTTTTGGCCGGATTTCTTTGCTGATGAAGACCCTTTTCTCCAATAA